A portion of the Paenibacillus marchantiae genome contains these proteins:
- a CDS encoding sensor histidine kinase has translation MKLFLRDQLPLIGFYLLQMLLVPSVYWLSGEDRPMRIVLYGMFLSTVVLLVYLIVRYFQLHPYYRVLQQPQRLVQEPFQSLGNAPVANSLQELMHELERNRQNEMGQLRIHSEQQVVFMNRWVHQMKTPLSIIQLTLEDVDDDKTAGSIQDELDKMRKGLEMVLHSSRLEQFEGDFRVELLSLPEVVRSSVAENRRLFIRRGITPDIRMDNDLRVYSDSKWLRFMFTQILTNAVNYSDSKAGKKVMITAYIEEERIVLDIQDQGIGISAEDIQRVFNPYFTGERGRQYHESTGMGLYLVREISTRLGNQIELFSKPDEGTLVRFSWMNRK, from the coding sequence ATGAAACTGTTCTTAAGAGATCAGCTACCCCTCATCGGATTTTATTTGCTGCAAATGCTGCTTGTCCCAAGTGTATATTGGCTTTCTGGTGAGGATCGCCCCATGAGGATTGTTCTTTATGGCATGTTTCTCAGTACAGTTGTATTGCTCGTGTATCTGATCGTACGTTATTTCCAGCTCCATCCATATTACCGTGTGCTCCAGCAGCCACAACGGCTGGTACAGGAACCTTTCCAATCACTTGGTAATGCCCCTGTGGCTAATTCTTTACAGGAATTGATGCATGAACTGGAGCGTAACCGTCAGAATGAGATGGGTCAATTGCGAATTCATAGTGAGCAGCAGGTTGTGTTCATGAATCGCTGGGTCCATCAGATGAAGACACCACTGTCCATCATTCAGTTGACCCTGGAAGATGTGGATGATGATAAAACTGCAGGCAGCATACAGGATGAGCTGGATAAAATGCGCAAAGGGTTGGAAATGGTACTTCATTCTTCACGCCTGGAACAGTTCGAAGGGGATTTTCGCGTAGAGCTTCTGTCTCTACCCGAGGTGGTTCGAAGCAGCGTAGCTGAGAATCGACGTTTGTTTATTCGCAGAGGAATTACACCGGATATTCGAATGGACAACGACCTTCGAGTTTACAGTGACTCCAAATGGCTGCGGTTCATGTTTACCCAGATTTTGACCAATGCCGTTAATTACTCAGATAGCAAAGCTGGTAAAAAAGTCATGATTACCGCCTATATTGAGGAAGAACGAATCGTATTAGATATTCAGGACCAGGGTATCGGCATATCGGCTGAAGATATTCAACGTGTGTTTAATCCTTACTTCACCGGAGAGCGGGGAAGACAGTATCATGAATCTACAGGTATGGGACTATATCTAGTCCGTGAGATCAGTACACGTTTGGGTAACCAGATAGAATTGTTCTCCAAACCCGATGAAGGAACATTGGTCCGATTCAGCTGGATGAATCGAAAATAG
- a CDS encoding response regulator transcription factor, with translation MQSILLVEDDAKLAGLLGEYLIRNGFQVQIVADFRHVLDEFMQIGPDLVLMDVNLPQFDGYYWCRQIRSHSICPILFISARDSGMDQVMALEHGADDYITKPFQYEVVLAKVRSHLRRAYGMYAAVQPEMKVKNGSMLLYPERYVLEFDGLSVELTQKESILVEALMAKAGRVVGRERLLELMWEDQHFIDDNTLNVYITRFRRKLKDLGGEEVLETVRGAGYRLLDLESPVQEDRQ, from the coding sequence ATGCAATCGATATTGCTGGTTGAAGATGATGCCAAGCTCGCAGGATTGCTGGGTGAATATCTGATCCGAAATGGTTTTCAAGTGCAGATTGTGGCAGATTTCCGTCATGTTCTGGATGAATTCATGCAGATCGGTCCGGATTTGGTATTAATGGATGTAAATCTGCCTCAATTTGATGGCTACTACTGGTGTAGACAGATCCGTTCGCATTCCATATGTCCCATTCTATTTATTTCGGCTCGTGACAGTGGCATGGATCAGGTTATGGCGCTGGAACATGGGGCGGATGATTATATTACGAAGCCTTTTCAATACGAGGTCGTACTTGCTAAAGTTCGTAGTCACCTGCGTAGAGCATATGGGATGTATGCAGCTGTTCAACCAGAAATGAAAGTGAAAAATGGCTCTATGCTGCTGTACCCCGAAAGATATGTACTGGAGTTCGATGGTCTTTCCGTAGAGCTGACTCAGAAGGAATCCATATTGGTCGAAGCGCTGATGGCCAAGGCCGGTCGGGTGGTGGGCCGGGAACGTTTGCTCGAACTGATGTGGGAAGATCAGCATTTTATTGATGATAATACGTTGAATGTGTACATTACACGTTTTCGCCGCAAGCTGAAGGATCTGGGGGGAGAAGAGGTTTTGGAAACCGTTCGCGGAGCGGGCTACCGATTGCTTGATTTGGAGTCACCTGTCCAAGAGGACCGACAATGA
- a CDS encoding diacylglycerol kinase catalytic domain-containing protein — MRLGKASQTVAAHITGGEPMTEYKLILVKRRTRLEELVVRYNTVQQAQFYIERLGADFSDYLEEDRRYHHSVQQAQQQLSQLGRVQTIDREHVPNFIFGAQDIVVVIGQDGLVANTLKYVTEQPLIGVNPDPMRWDGVLLPFTVEDLSFIIPDVIRKRRSLKEVTLAKVELNDGQYLYGVNDLFIGRKTHVSARYEVRMGSSVEQQSSSGVIVSTGMGSTGWFKSVLAGAAGVVGSEAWQHIQSGEAFIPDRDSRSSHSNSNPKGKGYAEAHIAATASAQGSMSDMNHFGWDAPYLYFTVREPFPSRTTAANLVFGQIHPKQPLQIVSQMPEDGVIFSDGVEQDFLEFNSGVEATIGLAEKRGRLVV; from the coding sequence ATGAGACTTGGGAAGGCAAGCCAGACTGTAGCCGCACACATTACTGGAGGAGAACCGATGACCGAATACAAGTTGATTCTGGTCAAACGCAGAACGAGGCTGGAAGAATTGGTGGTCCGCTATAATACGGTCCAACAAGCGCAGTTCTATATCGAACGCTTGGGAGCAGACTTCAGTGATTACCTGGAGGAGGACAGACGTTATCATCATTCCGTGCAGCAAGCCCAGCAGCAGCTCAGCCAACTGGGCCGGGTTCAGACCATTGATCGGGAACATGTGCCCAACTTTATTTTTGGAGCACAGGACATTGTGGTAGTGATTGGACAGGACGGTCTTGTTGCCAATACGCTCAAGTATGTAACCGAGCAGCCGCTCATTGGTGTTAATCCTGACCCCATGCGTTGGGATGGGGTATTGCTGCCATTTACGGTAGAGGATCTGAGCTTCATTATTCCCGATGTTATTCGTAAACGTCGCTCTCTGAAAGAAGTGACTCTGGCCAAAGTGGAGCTGAATGATGGGCAATATCTCTATGGCGTCAACGATCTGTTCATTGGCCGAAAGACGCATGTATCTGCTCGTTATGAAGTTCGCATGGGTTCATCGGTAGAACAACAATCCTCCAGCGGAGTGATTGTATCCACGGGAATGGGATCGACGGGCTGGTTCAAAAGTGTGCTGGCAGGTGCTGCTGGAGTCGTGGGCTCGGAAGCGTGGCAGCACATCCAATCGGGTGAAGCGTTCATTCCCGATAGAGACAGCAGAAGCTCTCATTCAAACTCGAACCCTAAAGGGAAAGGTTATGCAGAAGCACATATCGCTGCGACTGCTTCTGCACAGGGGAGCATGAGCGACATGAATCACTTTGGCTGGGATGCGCCTTATCTGTATTTTACAGTACGTGAACCCTTCCCCAGCCGGACGACTGCAGCCAATCTGGTGTTTGGACAAATTCATCCGAAACAGCCTTTGCAGATTGTCTCCCAGATGCCGGAGGACGGCGTTATTTTCAGTGACGGGGTAGAACAGGACTTTCTTGAATTTAATTCCGGAGTGGAAGCGACTATTGGCTTGGCAGAGAAACGTGGACGTTTGGTGGTCTAA
- a CDS encoding SPFH domain-containing protein encodes MFGFRFVKFQPSEYVMKVKNGQVQLQGVGLSFYYYEPTTSVVVLPVSSVDVPFMFEEITADYQTVTVQGQLSYRIVDYMKITQSLNYTYNLRKNRYISDDPGKLDQRVITTAKVLTKKHLEQMPLKEAIQSSERLASSMKREVVQSQELEKLGVELMSLSILAILPNKETMRALEAQAREEILRQADEALYVRRNASIEQERKVKENELNTEIAVETKKQQIRETQLHAERSVKQKQNEMEQEQLQFNTAMEERKQQLIELTIANQNAEADAKAYEIAAVMNSLQQVEPSVLQAMANMGMNSDKLIALAFQELAENAGKIGQLNISPDLLQGLMNPPTREQQGGRAR; translated from the coding sequence ATGTTTGGATTCCGATTCGTGAAGTTTCAACCCAGTGAGTACGTAATGAAAGTGAAGAATGGGCAGGTGCAGCTTCAAGGAGTGGGTTTGTCCTTCTACTATTATGAGCCGACGACGTCGGTGGTGGTTCTGCCTGTATCTTCGGTGGATGTGCCCTTTATGTTCGAAGAAATAACAGCTGATTATCAAACCGTTACGGTTCAGGGTCAACTGAGCTATCGTATCGTTGATTATATGAAAATCACCCAAAGCCTGAACTACACGTACAATTTGCGCAAAAACAGATATATTTCCGACGATCCTGGCAAGTTGGATCAACGTGTGATTACGACCGCCAAAGTGCTGACCAAAAAACATCTGGAGCAAATGCCCCTGAAGGAAGCCATTCAATCGAGCGAACGGCTGGCCAGCAGCATGAAACGGGAAGTGGTGCAGAGTCAGGAACTGGAGAAATTGGGCGTAGAGCTGATGAGTCTGTCCATTCTGGCCATTTTGCCCAATAAAGAGACGATGCGTGCACTGGAAGCACAAGCGCGGGAAGAGATTTTACGCCAGGCCGACGAAGCGCTGTATGTACGTCGCAACGCATCCATTGAACAGGAGCGGAAAGTGAAGGAGAACGAACTAAACACGGAAATTGCCGTTGAGACGAAGAAACAGCAGATTCGAGAAACACAATTACATGCAGAGCGTTCGGTGAAACAGAAACAAAATGAGATGGAACAGGAACAGCTCCAATTCAATACAGCGATGGAGGAACGGAAACAACAGCTTATTGAATTGACGATTGCCAATCAGAATGCCGAAGCTGATGCCAAAGCCTATGAAATTGCTGCCGTGATGAACTCGTTACAACAGGTGGAGCCTAGCGTGCTACAGGCGATGGCTAACATGGGTATGAACTCGGATAAACTGATTGCCCTTGCATTCCAGGAGCTGGCTGAGAATGCCGGGAAAATTGGACAGCTTAACATTTCGCCGGATCTGCTGCAAGGATTGATGAATCCACCGACAAGAGAGCAGCAGGGAGGTCGGGCACGATGA
- a CDS encoding iron-hydroxamate ABC transporter substrate-binding protein, protein MFKSKSILSICTLFIVFTLVLAGCGNAGKTTDETGSGSGQTSENQESTGTDTAQNESAESETREYETDKGTVTIPAHPKRIVTDYYGGEILSVGGNLIGVEPSAFDNPFIKDKLKDTTDVGYPVNVEKTLELQPDLIVVMYDDNYEELSKIAPTVHIPYGTATDIYKTVELFGDLMGQPDQAKAFIADYEKKAEEGREKLKGIVDENTTVGLYELTDKGDLWIFGDNAGRGGQVVYNALKLKMPSKVSKDNQTVQLSLEVLPEYATDYMFMTVYDPEKKGEALKEFKQSKVWNGLDAVKNHRFFENDFDTFYRYDPIAITAQIDLFVDLILKSAEQNK, encoded by the coding sequence ATGTTTAAATCCAAATCGATTCTTTCCATCTGCACGTTATTCATTGTGTTTACGCTAGTTCTTGCGGGCTGCGGAAATGCAGGAAAGACAACGGATGAAACGGGGAGCGGCTCAGGACAGACGAGTGAGAATCAGGAATCCACTGGAACCGATACAGCTCAGAATGAATCAGCGGAAAGTGAAACACGTGAATATGAGACGGATAAAGGGACGGTTACCATTCCTGCACATCCGAAACGCATCGTGACCGATTACTACGGGGGCGAAATTCTGTCTGTAGGCGGTAATCTGATTGGTGTGGAGCCAAGTGCCTTTGATAATCCGTTCATTAAGGACAAGCTGAAAGACACCACAGACGTGGGTTATCCGGTGAACGTGGAGAAGACGCTGGAATTACAGCCTGACTTGATCGTTGTGATGTATGATGATAACTACGAGGAACTGTCCAAAATTGCACCAACTGTGCATATCCCATATGGTACAGCTACAGATATCTACAAGACAGTTGAGCTGTTTGGTGATTTAATGGGTCAACCTGATCAGGCGAAGGCGTTCATTGCCGATTATGAGAAAAAGGCGGAAGAGGGACGCGAGAAGCTGAAAGGTATCGTGGACGAAAATACAACCGTTGGATTATACGAGTTGACGGACAAAGGGGATCTGTGGATCTTTGGCGACAACGCAGGCCGGGGCGGGCAAGTTGTATACAATGCTTTGAAGCTGAAAATGCCGAGCAAGGTGAGCAAAGACAATCAGACCGTGCAGCTATCGCTCGAAGTACTGCCTGAATACGCTACGGATTACATGTTCATGACGGTGTACGATCCTGAGAAAAAAGGCGAAGCACTGAAGGAATTCAAACAGTCCAAAGTATGGAACGGTCTGGATGCGGTGAAGAATCACCGGTTCTTCGAGAATGATTTTGATACATTCTATCGATATGATCCAATCGCCATTACTGCCCAGATCGATTTGTTTGTTGATCTGATCTTGAAGAGCGCTGAACAAAACAAATAA
- a CDS encoding glycosyl hydrolase 53 family protein, giving the protein MHKRYISGCLVLLLLFCDLGLVVRPAAAAAKVNVALNKAVTVSSEDLQWGGNKEKAVDGKGDTKWSANSPTSADQPHWLTVNLGASYNLSGAELTWKDANEVVKFLVEVSEDGNTWTPVADHSANDKAESQVNLDFQADAVQYVKVTIPYYAGTDWWPGISEFQIWGEEEVRNPADIEKYDTVNVTTVSRSAPVLPNEVMAHYQNEKSGLVPVAWEEINPSKYASAGSFTVTGDVYGAPIQPVATVTVEGYRSDFVRGVDISTLTAIEDNGGYYLDSNGAERDLLDILKDRGVNYVRLRLWNDPQKSNGYNDKEDVIRLAQRVKVKGMKVLLDFHYSDEWAHPGQQLRPKAWENFSFDELKNAVYDYTREVVSEMKDAGAMPDMVQIGNEINSGVLNGLKSNVNFDENVALLQRGVDGVRDVPGGDQVKIMIHLAEGGKADTFDWYFGELQKKGLQYDIIGLSYYPFWHGTFADVRKTMNEVSAKYGKEVIIAETSYPFSYKNGDAHGNIIGNPETLNVGGATFPATVQGQYDAIAGIMDMISQVPDQKGAGFFYWEPAWIAANVGWIASEGDAWENHAMFDYDEYPANGGYSYEGRALPSLDVYKRGLDILPADRKDLSAAITRAKALVSSDFTPESWTTLAPAIAAAEHTYKLAYTSGVTQQDTDAATATLHEVMQQLDVIAANRNALEAIIAEAKTYKQADWSAATWAVLTKSLTRAEQIMADLRATQTEVNTAAKQVEAAIHGLSNVDKTELTQFIGEIQQLTESSYTQRSWANLKAALLSAITVRDKQDAIQSEVQEALTILQKANNNLVLLEALTTGKTATASSSAGTGGGKDNSPGGAIDSDPTTSWGTDQSVDSWWQVDLGATAVIRKLEMSMWSGGIKYKIEVSNDNKNFVKVVDTTSDVVVSTSPRHILPAGTEARYIKLTITAGSKWVGFMDFEAYGMFPADKSALETTVNSAAKMHQNDYTAASWNVFAQALSFARVLMDDTEASAQEISAADNALKEAVSQLVRQESTTGQPSQPGQPAQPSTPGSSQNPGNPSVTPPVESGNPGESGSITFKGTSTGAGSYVIQPDMKQLSQTIDGMGAGSKQLTLIADVPKDTKAATFRLNANQLQEWARTQALQSLELIMKQTSVRIPLSLLKDARNEDGVTMDVILVEDSTANLSEAQKKAIGNRNVVSVDLLLNGQPLQWTDRSIEIAMSNVQNSNAEDNVLAIQSLLPNGEMKPVTFTQYDEMTQSLAFKPLQSGRFVITEVQVPLNDLQSYSWAIKEIQNLYGKGIISGMTDTRFSPQAELTRAQFLQMIMKGIGESRLPDTSTSAPMDVKNDQWYSDSVRLGLEMGIVQGRADGSFAANERITREDMAVMLNRAVQVMKQNASTTVDTTTNSTTFNDNADIAEYAKQAVASMQEQGLLRGMADGTFAPKQHANRAQGAVAVARMMEQIYKF; this is encoded by the coding sequence GTGCACAAAAGATACATAAGTGGCTGTCTCGTATTACTGTTGTTGTTCTGTGATTTGGGGCTGGTAGTTCGGCCCGCAGCGGCAGCGGCGAAAGTAAACGTTGCGCTGAATAAGGCGGTTACGGTCAGCTCGGAGGATCTACAATGGGGGGGCAATAAAGAAAAAGCGGTGGATGGCAAAGGAGATACTAAATGGAGTGCGAATAGTCCTACTTCAGCAGATCAACCGCATTGGCTGACGGTAAACTTGGGAGCTTCATACAACCTTTCCGGTGCGGAACTAACGTGGAAGGATGCAAACGAGGTTGTGAAGTTTTTGGTTGAAGTTTCTGAGGACGGAAATACCTGGACACCTGTGGCAGATCACTCTGCCAACGATAAAGCGGAATCACAGGTCAATCTGGATTTTCAGGCAGATGCGGTTCAATATGTGAAGGTCACGATTCCTTATTATGCGGGTACCGACTGGTGGCCTGGCATTTCTGAATTCCAAATCTGGGGGGAGGAAGAGGTGCGGAACCCGGCAGACATCGAGAAGTATGATACAGTCAACGTAACAACCGTAAGCCGGAGTGCCCCAGTTCTGCCTAATGAAGTCATGGCACATTACCAGAACGAGAAATCGGGCCTTGTCCCGGTTGCATGGGAGGAAATTAATCCTTCAAAATATGCATCAGCAGGCAGCTTTACCGTTACAGGTGATGTATATGGAGCTCCCATTCAACCTGTAGCTACCGTTACGGTAGAAGGATATCGTAGTGATTTTGTCAGAGGGGTGGATATTTCCACGTTAACAGCCATTGAGGATAATGGAGGTTATTATCTGGACAGCAATGGAGCTGAGCGCGATCTGCTCGATATTCTCAAAGACCGTGGAGTGAACTATGTGCGGCTTCGTCTGTGGAATGATCCACAGAAATCCAATGGATATAACGACAAGGAAGATGTGATTCGTCTGGCCCAGCGGGTAAAGGTCAAGGGCATGAAGGTCCTGCTCGACTTCCATTATTCTGATGAATGGGCACATCCGGGCCAACAGCTTCGTCCAAAGGCCTGGGAAAACTTTTCATTCGACGAATTGAAGAACGCTGTCTATGATTACACGCGTGAAGTGGTAAGCGAGATGAAGGATGCGGGCGCGATGCCCGACATGGTTCAGATCGGTAACGAAATTAACAGTGGCGTGTTAAACGGATTGAAGAGTAACGTCAATTTTGATGAAAATGTAGCTTTGCTTCAGCGCGGTGTGGACGGCGTACGCGATGTCCCTGGAGGAGATCAGGTCAAAATTATGATCCATCTGGCTGAAGGGGGCAAAGCGGATACATTTGACTGGTACTTCGGCGAATTGCAGAAAAAGGGGCTGCAGTACGATATTATCGGGCTGTCCTATTATCCATTCTGGCACGGAACATTCGCAGATGTGCGCAAAACGATGAATGAAGTATCTGCGAAATATGGAAAAGAAGTCATTATTGCTGAGACGTCCTATCCATTCTCGTATAAAAACGGGGACGCTCACGGCAATATTATTGGCAACCCGGAAACGCTGAATGTGGGAGGTGCTACCTTCCCGGCAACCGTGCAGGGACAATACGATGCGATTGCAGGCATTATGGACATGATCTCACAAGTTCCGGATCAGAAGGGAGCGGGTTTCTTCTATTGGGAGCCTGCATGGATTGCGGCCAATGTAGGCTGGATTGCTTCCGAGGGAGACGCATGGGAGAATCACGCCATGTTTGATTATGACGAATATCCGGCGAATGGCGGTTACTCGTATGAAGGGCGTGCCCTGCCATCGCTGGATGTGTACAAACGTGGTTTAGACATTCTGCCCGCAGATCGGAAAGATTTGTCGGCAGCCATTACGCGTGCAAAGGCGCTGGTATCCAGTGATTTTACACCTGAAAGCTGGACCACACTCGCTCCGGCCATTGCGGCAGCCGAGCATACGTACAAATTGGCGTATACATCTGGTGTGACACAACAGGATACGGACGCTGCGACTGCCACTCTTCATGAGGTTATGCAGCAGCTTGATGTTATAGCGGCGAATCGGAACGCTCTAGAGGCGATCATTGCCGAAGCCAAAACATATAAGCAAGCAGATTGGTCTGCTGCAACCTGGGCTGTTCTGACTAAGTCTCTTACTCGTGCAGAACAGATCATGGCAGATCTAAGAGCCACTCAGACCGAGGTGAATACAGCAGCAAAACAAGTGGAAGCAGCCATCCATGGGTTGTCCAACGTAGACAAAACTGAGCTGACACAGTTTATCGGTGAAATCCAGCAGCTGACCGAATCTTCGTATACTCAGCGAAGCTGGGCAAACCTGAAAGCGGCATTGTTATCGGCAATCACGGTCAGAGACAAGCAGGATGCCATACAATCGGAAGTGCAGGAGGCTCTGACAATACTTCAGAAAGCCAATAACAACCTTGTTTTGCTGGAGGCATTAACAACAGGTAAAACAGCTACCGCATCAAGCAGTGCCGGTACAGGTGGTGGAAAAGACAACTCGCCTGGGGGAGCGATTGACAGTGACCCCACTACTTCATGGGGAACAGACCAAAGTGTGGATAGTTGGTGGCAAGTGGATCTGGGGGCGACCGCTGTGATCCGTAAGCTGGAAATGTCCATGTGGAGTGGAGGCATTAAATACAAGATCGAAGTATCCAACGATAACAAGAACTTTGTCAAAGTCGTGGATACAACAAGTGATGTGGTTGTATCCACCAGTCCAAGGCATATCCTGCCCGCAGGCACGGAGGCGCGTTATATTAAACTGACCATTACCGCTGGTTCTAAGTGGGTAGGCTTTATGGATTTTGAAGCTTATGGTATGTTCCCGGCGGACAAATCTGCGTTGGAGACTACCGTGAATTCCGCTGCGAAGATGCATCAAAATGATTACACGGCCGCAAGCTGGAATGTGTTTGCACAGGCATTGTCGTTTGCCCGTGTGCTTATGGATGATACAGAAGCCAGTGCACAGGAAATCAGTGCTGCAGATAACGCATTGAAAGAGGCGGTTAGTCAGCTTGTACGGCAAGAGTCGACTACGGGTCAGCCGTCACAGCCCGGTCAACCTGCACAGCCTTCTACGCCTGGATCATCGCAGAATCCCGGCAATCCTTCTGTAACGCCACCTGTTGAATCCGGTAATCCAGGAGAAAGTGGTTCCATTACATTCAAAGGTACAAGCACCGGAGCGGGCTCCTATGTGATTCAACCTGATATGAAGCAGTTGTCTCAAACGATTGACGGAATGGGAGCAGGCAGCAAACAGCTCACCTTGATTGCAGATGTTCCTAAGGATACAAAGGCTGCGACCTTCCGGCTCAATGCAAATCAACTTCAGGAATGGGCACGTACTCAGGCATTACAGTCGCTGGAGCTGATCATGAAGCAGACATCTGTCCGCATCCCATTAAGTCTATTGAAGGATGCTCGTAATGAAGATGGAGTTACAATGGATGTCATTCTGGTCGAAGACTCCACAGCCAATCTGTCTGAAGCGCAAAAGAAAGCCATCGGTAACCGCAACGTGGTCAGCGTGGATCTATTGTTGAACGGGCAGCCGTTACAGTGGACTGACAGATCCATTGAAATAGCGATGTCTAATGTGCAAAATTCAAATGCAGAAGACAATGTGCTGGCTATCCAATCCCTTTTGCCAAATGGTGAAATGAAACCGGTAACCTTTACTCAATATGATGAAATGACCCAAAGTCTTGCTTTCAAGCCGCTTCAATCAGGCCGTTTCGTGATTACTGAAGTACAGGTGCCGTTGAATGATTTGCAATCCTACTCCTGGGCCATTAAAGAGATTCAGAATTTGTATGGAAAAGGAATCATTTCAGGCATGACAGATACCCGATTCAGTCCGCAAGCAGAACTGACACGTGCACAATTTCTGCAAATGATCATGAAGGGGATTGGCGAATCACGGTTGCCGGATACATCCACTTCAGCTCCAATGGATGTGAAGAATGATCAGTGGTATTCAGATTCCGTACGTCTTGGTTTGGAGATGGGAATCGTGCAAGGCCGAGCAGACGGTTCGTTTGCAGCAAATGAACGTATTACCCGTGAGGACATGGCGGTAATGTTAAACCGTGCGGTACAGGTCATGAAGCAGAACGCCAGTACAACCGTTGATACAACAACCAACAGCACCACATTTAACGACAACGCAGATATCGCTGAATATGCAAAACAAGCTGTTGCATCCATGCAGGAGCAAGGTCTACTTAGAGGAATGGCGGATGGCACGTTTGCGCCAAAACAGCATGCCAACCGTGCACAGGGGGCGGTCGCTGTAGCCAGAATGATGGAGCAGATTTATAAATTCTAA
- a CDS encoding YceI family protein yields MNKKTKTWMISGAAAIVILGGGGYYFANSYLGNNVEIEQVLPASTAASTTEAGSDSGTSVSNDAARAEQLNGDWSISEGSKVYFSVTTSQETVNFADEQVSGNLTLNVDDASQMKADGQIEMSDIDSGNSQRDGHVKGADFFDASTYPQATFKATSFEGVPTEWPAGQTVDFKMNGTLTVKGIEKEVTFDVKAAYENDQVLLSATTMVTFEDFSMENPHSVVLSTENDIQVQLELKLSK; encoded by the coding sequence ATGAATAAAAAGACAAAAACATGGATGATCTCAGGGGCAGCAGCAATTGTTATTCTTGGAGGCGGAGGGTATTATTTCGCAAACAGTTACCTGGGCAATAACGTTGAGATTGAACAGGTGCTTCCTGCCAGTACCGCCGCGTCCACAACGGAAGCCGGATCGGACAGTGGTACAAGCGTATCCAACGATGCAGCGCGAGCAGAGCAACTGAATGGAGACTGGAGCATCAGCGAAGGTTCAAAAGTATATTTCTCGGTAACGACATCACAGGAAACCGTCAATTTTGCCGACGAGCAGGTGAGTGGTAACCTGACCCTTAATGTAGACGATGCGTCCCAGATGAAGGCGGATGGACAGATTGAGATGAGTGACATTGATTCAGGCAATAGCCAGCGGGATGGACATGTGAAGGGGGCTGATTTCTTCGATGCAAGTACTTATCCACAAGCTACATTTAAGGCTACCTCATTTGAAGGTGTACCCACGGAATGGCCGGCAGGGCAGACCGTAGATTTTAAAATGAACGGAACCCTAACGGTAAAAGGGATTGAGAAAGAGGTAACGTTTGACGTAAAAGCCGCTTATGAAAATGACCAGGTGTTGTTGTCCGCCACAACGATGGTTACCTTTGAAGATTTTAGTATGGAGAATCCACATTCGGTGGTCCTTTCTACTGAAAATGACATTCAGGTTCAACTGGAGCTGAAGCTCAGCAAGTAA
- a CDS encoding response regulator transcription factor has protein sequence MKSILIVEDEQAIARVLAAYLRKAGFDVRHVADGPTALTQFDADVPSLVLLDVMLPGMDGWDLLRIIREKSACPVIMLTALDDIQDRLNGLNAGADDYMSKPFVPEEVVARVNAVLRRNPHWTAEGEGKRYFGNLVIDLAAKQVLLNGAEVALTPRDLSLLLFLSEYPNRTFTRDHLIEQVWGMDYDGSDRAVDLSIKRLRQALSHWLPETGEIRTLRGMGYQFWIAN, from the coding sequence TTGAAATCCATACTCATCGTCGAAGATGAACAAGCTATCGCCCGTGTGCTGGCTGCCTATCTTCGAAAAGCGGGATTCGATGTTCGTCATGTAGCGGATGGACCCACTGCTTTAACTCAATTTGATGCGGATGTTCCTTCCTTGGTTTTGCTGGATGTGATGCTGCCCGGAATGGACGGTTGGGATCTGCTGCGAATCATCCGCGAAAAAAGTGCTTGTCCCGTCATCATGCTAACCGCACTGGATGATATTCAGGACCGACTGAATGGGCTGAATGCCGGTGCGGACGATTATATGAGCAAACCCTTTGTGCCCGAGGAAGTGGTCGCCAGAGTCAATGCTGTGCTTCGCCGCAACCCACACTGGACAGCCGAAGGTGAGGGCAAACGTTACTTTGGCAATCTGGTCATTGACCTGGCTGCCAAACAGGTACTTTTGAACGGCGCCGAGGTTGCACTGACACCACGTGATTTGTCCCTGCTCCTGTTTCTATCGGAATACCCCAACCGCACATTTACCCGAGACCATCTGATCGAACAGGTATGGGGCATGGACTATGACGGAAGTGATCGGGCTGTGGACCTGTCGATCAAACGGCTGCGTCAGGCGTTATCTCACTGGCTACCGGAAACGGGAGAAATCCGGACTTTACGGGGAATGGGGTATCAATTTTGGATCGCCAACTAA